The Brevinematales bacterium genome contains a region encoding:
- a CDS encoding putative lipid II flippase FtsW: MDSIRGIAEKDFSLGYRIDKIDSRDNLLLYIQMIFITSISLIIVGLTFILSSTYLSSLQKYGNPFVLFLKQLLWILIGIVSMILLSKIDTSFYKRYVKLILLIGIVVGILPFIPGIGKAKGDAFRWINLGFINISSSEVIKMVLIIYISVVMSRKKDTKNFFNVFLPIFLVVTIFFMIISLQLDISMAFLILLSGIIVMYVGGIPVIQIFLTILTSSIFIFLISSNFPYLQNRIIAFLDPWSDPFGKGYHYISMIKSFQNGIFGVGLGNGIIKEKSLPESHTDSIFAVIGEETGIIGTSIVLLLITLFFYYSLKLAIGIKDTYKTPLIVGLASLISVWGIVNILVITGLLPPTGTNLPLISYGGANIITSLSAIGIIYRCYKEHVSISSTYLATTNKRY; this comes from the coding sequence ATGGATTCTATTAGAGGAATAGCTGAAAAAGATTTTTCTTTAGGATACAGGATAGATAAAATCGATAGTAGAGACAATTTGTTATTGTATATCCAGATGATTTTCATAACTTCAATCTCACTTATAATAGTAGGACTTACTTTCATACTTTCTTCTACTTATTTAAGCTCACTTCAGAAATACGGTAACCCCTTTGTTTTATTCCTTAAGCAACTTTTATGGATCCTAATAGGTATTGTTTCTATGATTTTGTTATCTAAAATAGACACTTCATTCTACAAAAGATATGTTAAACTAATTTTACTTATAGGTATAGTGGTTGGAATTTTACCATTCATTCCTGGGATAGGTAAGGCAAAGGGTGATGCTTTTAGGTGGATTAACTTAGGTTTTATTAACATATCGTCATCTGAAGTCATAAAGATGGTACTTATAATATATATATCTGTTGTAATGTCTAGAAAGAAAGACACTAAAAACTTTTTTAACGTATTCCTACCTATTTTTTTAGTTGTAACAATATTTTTCATGATAATTTCTCTTCAACTTGATATATCGATGGCTTTTTTGATACTTTTAAGCGGCATAATAGTTATGTATGTTGGTGGAATACCAGTTATACAGATATTTTTGACTATACTGACATCTTCAATTTTTATATTTTTGATTAGCAGTAATTTCCCTTATCTTCAGAATAGAATAATAGCATTTCTAGATCCGTGGTCTGATCCTTTTGGTAAGGGATATCATTACATAAGTATGATAAAGTCTTTTCAAAATGGAATATTTGGAGTTGGTTTGGGTAATGGAATAATAAAAGAAAAGTCTCTTCCGGAATCTCACACAGATTCAATATTTGCCGTAATAGGTGAAGAAACTGGTATAATAGGTACTTCAATAGTTTTACTTCTGATAACACTTTTTTTCTATTATTCTCTAAAACTGGCTATAGGAATTAAGGACACTTATAAAACTCCTTTAATAGTTGGTTTAGCTTCCTTAATATCTGTATGGGGGATTGTTAATATACTAGTGATAACTGGTTTACTACCTCCAACAGGCACAAATTTACCCCTTATAAGCTATGGTGGAGCAAACATAATAACTTCTCTTTCAGCAATAGGAATAATATACAGATGTTATAAGGAACACGTAAGTATATCCTCAACTTATTTAGCAACTACTAATAAGAGATACTAA